GCCACGCTTGAGATCTTCAAAGAAGCGCTCCAACCCCAAAGCCAAACACACAGGAAAGGAGATAGGGTAAGAAACTGATTTTAAAAAGCCTAACAAGTACTGAAGTAGTGCCAAATATGATTTTTATGTTTTGTATAGACAGGAATAACTGTTGTAGTTATCTGAAAATGGCTGGCGTAGTTGTGGAGGGAGGATATTGTACTGTAACAGTGATGATATGAtgtatgtaggctacattagtatTTTTCTCCAGCTCTCCCCTCTGAACCCTAAGCCTGCCTGTTACCTCTTCTAGCGCTCAGGATGCCCAGACCAAAGCTGAGCTAGACCCGATGACCCGCTCCCTGGCTCTCCACCTTTGCTGCCCAGCCTGTgacactctcctcctccagcctgTGTCTCTGCCCTGTGGCCACTGCCTCTGCCAGCCCTGCCTGGAAGGCATCCGCAAGAAGCCCTCCAGCACCAAGGCCTCTGATGCCCAACAGGCCCAGCCCTACTCCCAGTGCCCCAGTTGCCTGGTTCACTACTCCCTCCAGCCTGGCGGGGCCTGGCCCTTCCCAGAGAATCTTCTTCTGGCCAATGTATCTGAGCAGCTCCTAGAGAGGCTGGAGGGCCTGAGGCGGGTGAAGCAACCCAAAAACACCCGGGCCAAGGACACATCCCTGAGTGTGTGCGAGATCTGCTCTAAGCAGCGCGAGGCCCAGAGCTACTGCCGCACCTGTGGCCTCAACAACTGTGCCAAGTGCCTGAGAAAACTCCATGGCAACCGGTCATTCCAGGCCCACGTGCTGACGGAGCCCGTGGAGGGTGGGTGCCGCGATCCATGCCCCACCCACCACGACAGCTCCCTGTCCCACTGTTGCCTTGACGATGGAGTTCTGGGGTGCCAGGGGTGCATGGAACAGGGGCACCAGGGACATGACGTGTCACCCGTCCACGAGGCCCGCGCCCGCAGGGAGGTGGGCATCCGCAATTCACTGGAGCAGGCTGAGAAGGGTAAGGTCACATCTACTGCTCTATTGTTTCTTAGACTCTTTATATAAGTTCCACTAAGGGCAGTTTATCTTTGTATTCATTTTATGGATTTATGTTGTTAATTTGAAGTCTTAATGTTGCTGCACAAACAGCTTTGGTTCAGTTAATTAGCTTTCATAAGTGCAGCCAAAATCTACCAGAGTTCAGCTTTCACATCTTAATTACTGCAAGTAAAAAATACATTCTCCAAACCACATCTCTGTGAACCACAGTAATGGTAGCCGTTATGTCAAACATCTTACTCCGTTGTGGCAATTGAGTAAACTCAAAGTAAATGAATTGAAAGTTAATTAATACAGGAAGTTAAGTTTGTATCAGATGTTTATTGCTGCCCTTGTCACGTGGCTGTAGTGAAGTCCCAGTGTGAAGCCGACATGGTGTCCATGGACCAGTTGAGGGCCCGAACGGGCTCCGACGGTGCCGAGCTGAGACGCCGCATGCGCGAGGGCTTCCTGTCTCTCCGTAATGTCCTGCTAGACCAGGAGGCGGCACTGCTCTCCCACCTGGACATCCTGACCTCCAGTACCTGCAGCGGTGCCAGGGACTTCCTCCAGACCTCTGCTCCACTCCTGGGCTCCCTGACTGGGCTGGAGGTGATCTCTGAGCAGGCCCTCTTGGAGCCCGACACCGTGGCCTTCCTGACTGGGGCCATGGCTCTGACCCAGTGGCTGCAGAAGGTCAACGGGGACATCCACCGCCCTGCCCTGACTCTCCAGGAGGGGGAGCCCTTCAAGGGGGTGAAGATGGACTTTGACGCCCTCCTTAGAGACCTGCAGGGCCTTCTGGGGACCCACCTCCACTGGAAGAGCCCTGAAGTGGATGCAGTGGTTGCATCAGCGACCAGCGTGGAGTCAGACGTTTTGGAGGGGTGCTGCGAGGTGTTGCAGGTGCCATCCTGCCCAGGGACCCCCCACCGCACCCTGGCCCTGGCGGACTCCCCCCTGAGCCCCCGGAAGCCCAAGAGCCCCAGAAAGCTGGTGATGGAGGAACAGCTGGGCATGTCGGCTGGGGACTGCAGCGATAAGGAGCGCCACCTGCTGCCCAGGCCCCCCATCATCTACCAGCACATCGTCAGCGGAGAAACTGTGGAGGTACAGTTACACAGCAACTAGGGACTTATTATAAACTTcaaatgtattgttttatatCTATGTGAAGTTATCCAATATGATGATAACTCTATTTGTCTGTGTAGATCTTCTGGATGCTGCCCATGGGCGAGGAGGTGGAGACCTTTGACATCCACTTCCAGGATGCTGTTACCGTGGGGATGGccatggaggaggggaagggagtggTCCTGGTGGGGCTGAAGACCTGCAACCTGCAGACAGCCGGGCTCCGCCTAGACACACACTACCTGTTCCGGGCACGCTCTGTCAACAGCCACGGGGCCGGGGAGTGGAGCTCCTCCTACAGGGTGAGTACAGTACTATATGACCAATGAcattcactgactgactgtgaGGCCAATTCTATTTTAAGATACATTATATTACTGACAACTAACTTGAGTTGTGTTCATGTTGTCATTGTTCCCAGGTGAACACCGAGCGCCAGGGAGACGAGGCCAAGGCAGCCGTGACACAGGAAATCTAACTCTTACAACAGGAAATGAAGAACCCACACATCATATGTCACTTACAATCTGTCTTTTCCACATACACTGCATTATCAGGCAGAAACATACACTGCATTATCAGGCAGAAACATACACTGCATTATCAGGCAGAAACATACACTGCATTATCAGGCAGAAACACACACTGCATTATCGGGCAGAAACATACACTGCATTATCAGGCAGAAACATACACTGCATTATCAGGCAGAAACACACACTGCATTATCGGGTAGAAACATACACTGCATTATCAGGCAGACACATACACTGCATTATCAGGCAGAAACACACTGCATTATCAGGCAGAAACATACACATGCATTATCAGGCAGAAACATACACTGCATTATCGGGCAGAAACACACTGCATTATCAGGCAGAAACATACACTGCATTATCAGGCAGAAACATACACTGCATTATCAGGCAGAAACATACACTGCATTATCAGGCAGAAACATACACTGCATTATCAGGCAGAAACATACACTGCATTATCAGGCAGAAACATACACTGCATTATCAGGCAGAAACATACACTGCATTATCAGGCAGAAACATACACTGCATTATCAGGCAG
Above is a window of Oncorhynchus kisutch isolate 150728-3 linkage group LG18, Okis_V2, whole genome shotgun sequence DNA encoding:
- the LOC109909519 gene encoding tripartite motif-containing protein 42-like, which gives rise to MPGTDSESGCWPRLRSSKKRSNPKAKHTGKEIGAQDAQTKAELDPMTRSLALHLCCPACDTLLLQPVSLPCGHCLCQPCLEGIRKKPSSTKASDAQQAQPYSQCPSCLVHYSLQPGGAWPFPENLLLANVSEQLLERLEGLRRVKQPKNTRAKDTSLSVCEICSKQREAQSYCRTCGLNNCAKCLRKLHGNRSFQAHVLTEPVEGGCRDPCPTHHDSSLSHCCLDDGVLGCQGCMEQGHQGHDVSPVHEARARREVGIRNSLEQAEKVKSQCEADMVSMDQLRARTGSDGAELRRRMREGFLSLRNVLLDQEAALLSHLDILTSSTCSGARDFLQTSAPLLGSLTGLEVISEQALLEPDTVAFLTGAMALTQWLQKVNGDIHRPALTLQEGEPFKGVKMDFDALLRDLQGLLGTHLHWKSPEVDAVVASATSVESDVLEGCCEVLQVPSCPGTPHRTLALADSPLSPRKPKSPRKLVMEEQLGMSAGDCSDKERHLLPRPPIIYQHIVSGETVEVQLHSN